Proteins found in one Synechococcus sp. UW179A genomic segment:
- a CDS encoding FUSC family protein has translation MSGSRKQPNRWIQRSDIRLALVTGLGAGFGLLNTVPYGYYVPLCTAAVLSGSYGNSMKLSIQRILGSVMGVLIAVLFSRGLELPLPLGLGLALASVRLLGGALGLQVGYKVAGNIVIMGWLVHSAEESIWGMARLFWTAFGIALSLWATRYVWPSGTIPSLHRQFARFIDELIQEFELERQRLEAETPTRISMTNRRDRRTEILQQLNALRQQRDQAQVELGLNPENHPLHQLWTALDLLISQLISVLDGLRGLPAPIQSPLSIKALHLEEAEVIKHQIKLLTALSGNLRQPDLTEKQCLDLQALMVLNRDLEAVAEQLTTSLELHAGRKGKEADISPERMRQIVLRTSLIEHGASVMHDCLPGMARSKPVTSTR, from the coding sequence ATGAGCGGCAGTAGAAAACAACCCAATCGCTGGATCCAACGGTCCGACATTCGGCTCGCCCTGGTGACGGGTCTAGGTGCAGGCTTCGGGTTGCTCAACACTGTTCCTTACGGCTACTACGTGCCTCTTTGCACAGCCGCGGTGCTGTCGGGAAGCTACGGCAACTCGATGAAGCTGAGCATTCAACGCATCCTCGGGTCGGTGATGGGTGTGTTGATCGCGGTGCTCTTCTCGCGCGGCCTTGAACTTCCTCTACCCCTTGGGCTCGGTCTTGCTCTCGCCAGCGTTCGTCTGCTCGGAGGTGCTCTTGGATTGCAGGTGGGATACAAGGTCGCCGGCAACATCGTGATCATGGGCTGGCTAGTCCACAGCGCAGAGGAATCAATCTGGGGCATGGCTCGCCTGTTCTGGACAGCCTTCGGCATCGCACTATCGCTGTGGGCAACTCGCTACGTCTGGCCCAGTGGCACGATTCCGTCGCTTCATCGGCAGTTCGCCCGCTTCATCGACGAACTAATCCAAGAATTTGAGCTAGAGAGACAACGGCTGGAGGCGGAAACTCCCACACGAATCTCAATGACCAATCGCAGGGACCGACGCACCGAGATCCTGCAACAACTCAATGCCCTGAGACAGCAACGGGATCAGGCCCAAGTGGAACTAGGCCTAAATCCGGAGAACCACCCGCTGCACCAGCTCTGGACAGCACTTGATTTACTGATCTCCCAGCTGATTTCAGTGCTGGACGGCTTGCGAGGATTACCGGCACCAATCCAGTCACCGCTCAGCATCAAAGCCCTTCATCTTGAAGAGGCGGAAGTTATCAAGCATCAGATCAAACTCTTGACTGCCCTGTCCGGAAACCTGCGCCAGCCCGATTTAACCGAGAAGCAGTGCCTGGATCTGCAAGCCCTGATGGTGCTGAACAGAGATCTAGAAGCAGTGGCTGAACAGCTGACGACCAGCCTCGAATTGCATGCTGGACGCAAGGGCAAGGAGGCAGACATTTCCCCAGAGCGGATGCGACAGATCGTTCTGCGCACATCCCTGATTGAGCATGGAGCTTCCGTGATGCACGACTGCCTGCCGGGAATGGCCAGATCGAAGCCTGTCACTTCAACTCGCTGA
- a CDS encoding FUSC family protein yields the protein MATPAVASVDRNLLRQSIRLGVSILITCAIAQHFQRITYLWYPLLAVNLIVDDQDENSIRAARGRILGTVTGGLITFLVHSIMSGWIGILMSLLITIPLLRRFGWASGMSTAVTVTVMFLGIHEYATLSWDYVLNRSIDTLVGIVVALVMGRLLWPKNRLARMQYLHEQLTKLLQTRVEAHSLALQGMGSPPPEIQPAVITNQLLELQRLINVELSLGPRHVQRLDRDHWRQCLSLWRCQQVRWILVERLIERLHRDKGSEYLPALGRYLVERPAPRRRLDLNGCDEGLSLPQRIALEEQVTRFRRVLTCQQLLNAERSS from the coding sequence ATGGCGACGCCGGCGGTTGCATCTGTGGACAGGAATCTGCTGCGACAGAGCATCAGGCTCGGGGTAAGCATCCTGATTACCTGCGCCATTGCTCAGCACTTCCAGCGCATCACCTATCTCTGGTATCCACTTCTGGCTGTCAACCTGATCGTCGACGACCAGGACGAGAACAGTATTCGAGCTGCCCGAGGACGCATCCTCGGAACAGTGACAGGTGGGCTAATCACCTTTCTGGTGCATTCGATCATGAGTGGCTGGATCGGCATCCTAATGAGCCTGTTGATCACGATTCCGCTGCTGCGGCGGTTTGGCTGGGCCAGTGGCATGTCCACAGCCGTGACAGTCACCGTCATGTTTCTGGGCATTCACGAATACGCCACGCTGAGCTGGGACTACGTGCTCAACCGCAGCATCGACACGCTGGTGGGAATCGTCGTGGCACTGGTGATGGGTCGTCTGCTCTGGCCGAAGAATCGACTGGCTCGCATGCAATACCTACATGAACAGCTCACCAAGCTTCTGCAAACAAGGGTCGAAGCCCACAGTCTTGCGCTGCAGGGCATGGGCTCTCCTCCACCTGAAATCCAACCTGCAGTAATCACGAACCAGCTTCTGGAGCTGCAGCGCCTGATCAATGTGGAGCTGAGTCTGGGGCCTCGTCATGTGCAGCGACTAGATCGCGATCATTGGCGCCAATGCCTCAGTTTGTGGCGCTGCCAACAGGTGCGCTGGATACTCGTGGAACGGCTGATTGAGCGGCTTCACCGCGACAAGGGGAGCGAATATCTCCCTGCACTTGGGAGATACCTGGTTGAACGACCAGCACCCCGACGTCGACTGGATCTGAACGGCTGCGATGAAGGGTTGTCGTTACCTCAACGGATCGCTCTTGAAGAGCAGGTGACTCGCTTCCGACGGGTGCTGACGTGCCAGCAACTACTCAATGCTGAGCGATCATCATGA
- a CDS encoding TolC family protein, translating into MIRSFIRGSFLIPIVGLLLPAASTATPDGGTPARLNYGGNTYQLERSWSELNQQLDSLDTLLGPATDLDDSDDLKAPELPSNLIDANRPAEDALSEEDSIPDPPLSLPGLADQNSKVKSVSLKQAIAIAFRNNPELQIQREQIAAQGARVASLSGAYWPTISVFADLEGFQNGSTTFSPYGNNNFGFGSLFAKEGQTPNFALTKNDKKISGSTSGPFYIPAGGGLYADSNGVDSQAGLQLNYALIDFARTPRVRSADAKLQQFKQQYANQLRALQLEISEAYYQLQLNEQLVRIRDAVVRTDLIVLEDTLNLKQAGLVPRVDLLRRNATLATDQEELIQALADRAVSRRALWTLLNLPADVVPSAGDAIRLAPAWPLSLEQSLLAAYDSNPELDAILATRRALALQQDETAAQLLPKLSLFASVGGMASVERTFNFSLMGEGCCGGTFFPLEQVAGYDWSVGLAFNWMIFNAGATANAVKALSLQEQAASQSYAATRNSIRLRLERAFLNHEASLAKLVSARRAVGASKEAFRDSTLRYKTGLTNEVDLSVTQTQLVDSLVNRLIATVDVNVTYAQLLRELLPMPRDPDSTVPTELTLEGFSMHELNQP; encoded by the coding sequence TTGATCAGGTCGTTCATCAGGGGTTCATTTCTGATCCCGATTGTTGGCCTGCTGTTACCGGCGGCCTCTACAGCCACTCCAGATGGAGGAACTCCAGCGCGCCTGAATTACGGCGGCAATACCTATCAGCTCGAACGCAGCTGGAGCGAACTGAACCAACAACTCGACAGCCTGGACACGCTGTTGGGCCCTGCGACAGACCTTGATGATTCGGACGACCTAAAGGCGCCGGAACTGCCATCCAATCTCATCGACGCCAACCGCCCGGCAGAAGATGCTCTCAGTGAAGAAGACAGCATTCCAGATCCACCTCTCAGTCTTCCTGGACTGGCTGATCAAAACTCCAAGGTGAAATCCGTAAGCCTGAAGCAGGCCATCGCGATTGCCTTCCGCAACAACCCCGAACTTCAGATTCAACGGGAGCAGATAGCTGCGCAGGGCGCCAGGGTCGCCTCGCTCTCAGGGGCTTACTGGCCCACCATCAGCGTGTTTGCCGATCTAGAGGGTTTCCAGAACGGCAGCACCACCTTTTCGCCTTACGGCAACAACAACTTCGGATTTGGTTCTCTGTTCGCTAAAGAGGGCCAGACACCCAATTTCGCGCTCACCAAGAACGACAAGAAGATCAGCGGCAGTACTTCAGGCCCCTTCTACATACCAGCAGGAGGGGGGTTATATGCCGACTCCAATGGCGTTGACTCGCAAGCGGGCCTGCAACTCAACTACGCGCTGATCGATTTCGCCCGCACGCCAAGGGTCCGCTCCGCCGATGCCAAGCTGCAGCAGTTCAAACAGCAGTACGCCAACCAGCTCCGAGCGCTGCAACTCGAGATCAGTGAGGCTTACTACCAGCTTCAGCTGAATGAGCAGTTGGTACGCATTCGTGATGCAGTGGTACGAACCGACTTGATCGTGCTGGAAGATACGCTGAATCTCAAACAGGCAGGGCTCGTACCGCGGGTGGATCTTTTGCGCCGCAATGCAACCCTCGCAACTGATCAGGAGGAACTGATCCAGGCTCTGGCGGATCGAGCTGTTTCAAGAAGAGCGTTATGGACCCTGTTAAATCTGCCCGCCGATGTGGTTCCTAGTGCAGGCGACGCAATCAGGCTGGCACCAGCCTGGCCACTGAGTCTTGAACAGTCCTTGCTAGCCGCCTACGACAGCAACCCCGAGCTTGATGCGATCCTCGCCACGCGACGGGCCCTGGCATTGCAGCAGGACGAAACGGCAGCTCAGCTCCTGCCCAAGCTGAGCCTGTTCGCGTCCGTGGGAGGCATGGCATCGGTAGAACGCACTTTCAACTTCTCTTTAATGGGCGAAGGATGCTGCGGTGGCACGTTTTTTCCCCTCGAGCAGGTGGCGGGATACGACTGGTCGGTTGGGCTCGCTTTCAACTGGATGATTTTCAATGCTGGTGCAACGGCGAACGCCGTGAAAGCCCTTTCTTTGCAGGAGCAGGCAGCAAGCCAGTCGTACGCGGCCACCCGCAACAGCATCCGGCTTCGCCTCGAACGGGCTTTCCTGAATCATGAAGCAAGTCTGGCCAAGCTGGTTTCGGCGCGGCGTGCAGTAGGAGCAAGCAAGGAAGCCTTCCGAGACAGCACACTCCGCTACAAGACAGGACTCACCAATGAAGTGGATCTCTCAGTGACTCAGACACAGCTGGTTGATTCACTGGTGAACCGCCTAATCGCAAC